The DNA segment CATGGCCACCAGATTTAGCCCAAGCTGTCAAATCATTTTTTGCGCCTTTATCTGTTGTATGAATTTCTAATATTTGACCACTTTCAAGTTCATTTATTGCTTTCTTTGTTTTAACGATTGGCATTGGACATGCTAACCCTTTTGCATCTAACACTTTATCTACAGTCATAGTCATTTTATATTCCTCCAATAATAGTTTTCATTAATTTTTCTTACCCCCCTGGGTATATTACTAGAAAAAAAAAAAGAAGTCAACCCCTACATTTTATTCAACACATTATACAAGCAAGCATCTGCATCTGCTATTCTATTTTCCTCGTCTGCATTTCACCATATTTTTTAAAATAGATGAAACTACGTTTCACGTATAAAATTTATTCTAACTCTTAGTCTCTAAGATACCCTTATATGTATATTCATAGCAACACAATAAAATACATACGAAAAGTTGACTCTTGCCCTATTTCTACGATCTTTGAGTCAACCTCGTAATTATTCTGTCGGGATAATCAAGCTACTAACAGCCATTAAATACTTTTACTTATACAACTAATTAATCGGTCTTCTATATCTTTAGCAAACTGCTCCATTTTGTCATCGTTTAACATACTAATAAGCGACGTTGGTTTTGGCATGCCTATTTTTGTTTTCCCATTACTTTCATACACAACAATTTTACAAGGTAAAAAATATCCCGCCATTTCATTTTCAATTAGTACTTTTTGTGCTTCTTGAGGATTACATACTTCCAGTACTTTAAACTCTTTTTCAAACTCAAGACCTTTTTCTTCAAGCT comes from the Paenisporosarcina antarctica genome and includes:
- a CDS encoding sulfurtransferase TusA family protein, giving the protein MTVDKVLDAKGLACPMPIVKTKKAINELESGQILEIHTTDKGAKNDLTAWAKSGGHELMKHEEENEVLKFWIKKG
- a CDS encoding DUF302 domain-containing protein; the protein is MFNYTVETKKSVEEAISALETNLKEEKFGILWMFDIKEKLEEKGLEFEKEFKVLEVCNPQEAQKVLIENEMAGYFLPCKIVVYESNGKTKIGMPKPTSLISMLNDDKMEQFAKDIEDRLISCISKSI